Proteins encoded by one window of Epinephelus moara isolate mb chromosome 18, YSFRI_EMoa_1.0, whole genome shotgun sequence:
- the gpr139 gene encoding probable G-protein coupled receptor 139 isoform X3 — protein sequence MEHSHIFPVFSPNGSTWSPGQHPSEFAQGCPLGPLPVIYYSVLLCLGLPVANILTVVILSQLVLRRQKSSYNYLLALAAADILVLLLIVFVDFILEDFILATPLPPSLNNAVQVLEFSSIHTSIWITVPLTIDRYIAVCHPLRYHTVSYPARTRRVIFAVYIGCLLSAAPYYWWPELWHSLPGLSNGGGGGGGEGNRRTVAQHVLVWAHCATVYLLPCTVFFSLNTVIVRKLRRRRSCFRLRGYSTGKTTAILLAITSIFAVLWAPRTLMILYHFYSPPPASQGAGRLLHALTDLANMLALLNTGVNFFLYCFISKRFRGMAANVLRALVHCRKQPPPFYASHNFSITSSPWISPANSHCIKMLVYQYDKNGKPICISS from the exons ATGGAGCACAGCCACATCTTCcctgttttttccccaaatgGTAGCACCTGGAGCCCGGGGCAGCATCCCTCTGAGTTTGCCCAGGGATGCCCCCTCGGACCGCTGCCTGTCATCTACTACAGCGTCCTGCTCTGTCTCGGCCTGCCAG TTG CTAACATCCTGACAGTGGTCATCCTGTCCCAGCTGGTGCTGCGTCGTCAGAAGTCCTCCTACAACTATCTCCTGGCTCTGGCAGCCGCCGACATCCTGGTCCTGCTCCTCATTGTTTTTGTCGACTTCATATTGGAGGATTTTATTTTGGCCACGCCGCTACCTCCGTCACTGAACAACGCAGTGCAGGTTCTGGAGTTCTCCTCCATCCACACCTCCATCTGGATCACCGTGCCTCTCACCATTGACCGTTACATCGCTGTTTGCCACCCGCTGCGCTACCACACAGTCTCCTACCCGGCCCGCACACGAAGGGTGATATTTGCTGTGTATATTGGGTGCCTGCTCTCTGCAGCTCCTTATTACTGGTGGCCTGAGCTGTGGCACAGCCTGCCTGGGTTGAGCAATggtggcggaggaggaggaggggagggcaACAGGAGAACTGTGGCACAGCATGTTCTGGTGTGGGCCCACTGCGCCACCGTCTACCTCCTCCCTTGCACCGTCTTCTTCTCCCTCAACACTGTCATTGTTCGCAAGCTGCGCAGACGCCGCAGCTGTTTCCGTCTGCGCGGCTACTCCACCGGCAAGACCACCGCCATCCTCCTCGCCATCACCTCCATTTTCGCTGTTTTGTGGGCGCCACGTACCCTCATGATCCTCTACCACTTCTACTCCCCACCTCCAGCCTCACAAGGTGCCGGCCGACTGCTCCACGCGCTCACCGATCTGGCAAACATGCTAGCATTACTTAACACCGGGGTCAACTTCTTCCTCTACTGCTTCATAAGCAAGCGTTTCCGGGGCATGGCGGCCAACGTGCTGCGCGCCCTGGTCCACTGCCGCAAGCAGCCACCGCCATTCTACGCCAGCCACAACTTTTCCATCACGAGCAGCCCCTGGATCTCACCAGCCAACTCTCACTGCATCAAGATGTTGGTGTACCAGTATGACAAAAATGGGAAGCCAATCTGTATTTCCTCTTGA
- the gpr139 gene encoding probable G-protein coupled receptor 139 isoform X1: MEHSHIFPVFSPNGSTWSPGQHPSEFAQGCPLGPLPVIYYSVLLCLGLPANILTVVILSQLVLRRQKSSYNYLLALAAADILVLLLIVFVDFILEDFILATPLPPSLNNAVQVLEFSSIHTSIWITVPLTIDRYIAVCHPLRYHTVSYPARTRRVIFAVYIGCLLSAAPYYWWPELWHSLPGLSNGGGGGGGEGNRRTVAQHVLVWAHCATVYLLPCTVFFSLNTVIVRKLRRRRSCFRLRGYSTGKTTAILLAITSIFAVLWAPRTLMILYHFYSPPPASQGAGRLLHALTDLANMLALLNTGVNFFLYCFISKRFRGMAANVLRALVHCRKQPPPFYASHNFSITSSPWISPANSHCIKMLVYQYDKNGKPICISS, encoded by the exons ATGGAGCACAGCCACATCTTCcctgttttttccccaaatgGTAGCACCTGGAGCCCGGGGCAGCATCCCTCTGAGTTTGCCCAGGGATGCCCCCTCGGACCGCTGCCTGTCATCTACTACAGCGTCCTGCTCTGTCTCGGCCTGCCAG CTAACATCCTGACAGTGGTCATCCTGTCCCAGCTGGTGCTGCGTCGTCAGAAGTCCTCCTACAACTATCTCCTGGCTCTGGCAGCCGCCGACATCCTGGTCCTGCTCCTCATTGTTTTTGTCGACTTCATATTGGAGGATTTTATTTTGGCCACGCCGCTACCTCCGTCACTGAACAACGCAGTGCAGGTTCTGGAGTTCTCCTCCATCCACACCTCCATCTGGATCACCGTGCCTCTCACCATTGACCGTTACATCGCTGTTTGCCACCCGCTGCGCTACCACACAGTCTCCTACCCGGCCCGCACACGAAGGGTGATATTTGCTGTGTATATTGGGTGCCTGCTCTCTGCAGCTCCTTATTACTGGTGGCCTGAGCTGTGGCACAGCCTGCCTGGGTTGAGCAATggtggcggaggaggaggaggggagggcaACAGGAGAACTGTGGCACAGCATGTTCTGGTGTGGGCCCACTGCGCCACCGTCTACCTCCTCCCTTGCACCGTCTTCTTCTCCCTCAACACTGTCATTGTTCGCAAGCTGCGCAGACGCCGCAGCTGTTTCCGTCTGCGCGGCTACTCCACCGGCAAGACCACCGCCATCCTCCTCGCCATCACCTCCATTTTCGCTGTTTTGTGGGCGCCACGTACCCTCATGATCCTCTACCACTTCTACTCCCCACCTCCAGCCTCACAAGGTGCCGGCCGACTGCTCCACGCGCTCACCGATCTGGCAAACATGCTAGCATTACTTAACACCGGGGTCAACTTCTTCCTCTACTGCTTCATAAGCAAGCGTTTCCGGGGCATGGCGGCCAACGTGCTGCGCGCCCTGGTCCACTGCCGCAAGCAGCCACCGCCATTCTACGCCAGCCACAACTTTTCCATCACGAGCAGCCCCTGGATCTCACCAGCCAACTCTCACTGCATCAAGATGTTGGTGTACCAGTATGACAAAAATGGGAAGCCAATCTGTATTTCCTCTTGA
- the gpr139 gene encoding probable G-protein coupled receptor 139 isoform X2, producing MEHSHIFPVFSPNGSTWSPGQHPSEFAQGCPLGPLPVIYYSVLLCLGLPEANILTVVILSQLVLRRQKSSYNYLLALAAADILVLLLIVFVDFILEDFILATPLPPSLNNAVQVLEFSSIHTSIWITVPLTIDRYIAVCHPLRYHTVSYPARTRRVIFAVYIGCLLSAAPYYWWPELWHSLPGLSNGGGGGGGEGNRRTVAQHVLVWAHCATVYLLPCTVFFSLNTVIVRKLRRRRSCFRLRGYSTGKTTAILLAITSIFAVLWAPRTLMILYHFYSPPPASQGAGRLLHALTDLANMLALLNTGVNFFLYCFISKRFRGMAANVLRALVHCRKQPPPFYASHNFSITSSPWISPANSHCIKMLVYQYDKNGKPICISS from the exons ATGGAGCACAGCCACATCTTCcctgttttttccccaaatgGTAGCACCTGGAGCCCGGGGCAGCATCCCTCTGAGTTTGCCCAGGGATGCCCCCTCGGACCGCTGCCTGTCATCTACTACAGCGTCCTGCTCTGTCTCGGCCTGCCAG AAG CTAACATCCTGACAGTGGTCATCCTGTCCCAGCTGGTGCTGCGTCGTCAGAAGTCCTCCTACAACTATCTCCTGGCTCTGGCAGCCGCCGACATCCTGGTCCTGCTCCTCATTGTTTTTGTCGACTTCATATTGGAGGATTTTATTTTGGCCACGCCGCTACCTCCGTCACTGAACAACGCAGTGCAGGTTCTGGAGTTCTCCTCCATCCACACCTCCATCTGGATCACCGTGCCTCTCACCATTGACCGTTACATCGCTGTTTGCCACCCGCTGCGCTACCACACAGTCTCCTACCCGGCCCGCACACGAAGGGTGATATTTGCTGTGTATATTGGGTGCCTGCTCTCTGCAGCTCCTTATTACTGGTGGCCTGAGCTGTGGCACAGCCTGCCTGGGTTGAGCAATggtggcggaggaggaggaggggagggcaACAGGAGAACTGTGGCACAGCATGTTCTGGTGTGGGCCCACTGCGCCACCGTCTACCTCCTCCCTTGCACCGTCTTCTTCTCCCTCAACACTGTCATTGTTCGCAAGCTGCGCAGACGCCGCAGCTGTTTCCGTCTGCGCGGCTACTCCACCGGCAAGACCACCGCCATCCTCCTCGCCATCACCTCCATTTTCGCTGTTTTGTGGGCGCCACGTACCCTCATGATCCTCTACCACTTCTACTCCCCACCTCCAGCCTCACAAGGTGCCGGCCGACTGCTCCACGCGCTCACCGATCTGGCAAACATGCTAGCATTACTTAACACCGGGGTCAACTTCTTCCTCTACTGCTTCATAAGCAAGCGTTTCCGGGGCATGGCGGCCAACGTGCTGCGCGCCCTGGTCCACTGCCGCAAGCAGCCACCGCCATTCTACGCCAGCCACAACTTTTCCATCACGAGCAGCCCCTGGATCTCACCAGCCAACTCTCACTGCATCAAGATGTTGGTGTACCAGTATGACAAAAATGGGAAGCCAATCTGTATTTCCTCTTGA